The genomic DNA cATGGTGGCAACATCTACATACAAGCAGTACACGGCGAAACCTCTCTGCACAAGCTAGCCAGGAGGCGCTTCATTCGGGCTGGGAAAGGAAAATCCGGCCAGGGCAGCTCAAAAGGAGGTCAGCGAGGCGACGATGTCATCATCACTGTGCCGGTCGGCACCGTAGTGCGCGAGTTGAGCAGGGAAGACccggtcgccgaggacgccatgCTGCAGCGCTCCATGAAAGCACAGAAGAAGGCTGAGAAGCGCGCGAGAATGGCGCGCGAGACAGAGTTGGCGAGAAAAGAGTTGGAGGAAGGGCTgaaagaagaggatgaagacttggacgacgaggaaaacAGGAGCACGAAAAAGATCGTTGAGGATGATTTCGATGGGCCCGAGGATCCCGACCGGAACAAGTTCCTTCTTTACCCCGGGCTTTCAAAGTCTGACCTGAAAACAATATCTCTCCCCCGAGCTCCGACCCGTACGCGCCTCTATCACCAGCCGGCCGGTCCGATCCAGCTTGATCTGTCGCGCCCTTCCCCTCAACCCATCTTGCTGGCTGTTGGCGGCATAGGCGGCCTTGGCAACCCTCACTTTGTGTCGCGAGAGTACCCACGACCCATCTTCGCCACCAAAGGCGAGCGTGCTGTGACCATGGAGATTGAACTCGAGCTCAAGTTACTTGCCGACGTCGGTCTTGTTGGATTGCCTAATGCTGGCAAGAGCACGCTGCTCCGTGCGCTCACAAACTCGCGCACACGTGTGGGCAACTGGGCCTTCACGACGCTGCAGCCGAACATTGGCACAGTTGTCTTGGACAACTACAAGGGCCGGCCCGTTATCAAGAGCTACAAGCGCTACCCGGCCATCGACTCCAAGCACGGCGGGCCACGCGAGGAGGAAATCCTTGTCGAGCAACGAACCCGCTTCACGGTTGCCGATATACCGGGCCTGATCGAGGGTGCTCACTTAGACCGGGGTCTTGGCATCGCATTTTTGCGCCACGTCGAACGTGCGGGCGTGCTTGCtttcgtcgtcgacctctcGGCGGGCCCGGCCGTGACGGCGCTCAAGGCGCTGTGGAACGAGGTCGGACTTTATGCTCAAATGCgtgaggaggaagagcgcGCCCGCGAAATCGACTCCCGTGTCGACTGGGGTCTCAGCTCCGACGCCCACGGAAATACGCCGTTCGGGGGCacgatgatggtggcggATGCTCCCTCGGCACCCAAGCAGGAAACCGGCTTGCACATTGCGGCCAAACCTTGGTTTGTGGTCGCCACCAAAGCCGACCTTCCCGAGACACAGGAGAACTTCAAGGAGCTGAACCAGTACCTTGACCAGATCAACCAAGGAACCACTCCTCACCCAAGCGGGATTGAGAATGCCTGGACAGAGAAGTGTACCGTGATCCCCGTGAGCGCCATCAACGGCCAGGGAGTTGATCGGATTGTTCACTGGACTGTAGGATTGCTCGATGAGTAGCTGTATCATATCTTGTGTACCATCATTGTATAACATCAACCCGCTGATGGAGAAGTGGGGGTTTCAAACGCATGTGCATACCATCATCGTCTCGCCGAGAGTGTGGCGAACCGATTCGGCGGATCACTTGAAGTTGACATACACTATTGACCGCATTCTTGTTACATCAATTGACAAAATCCTCAATATCGGCCCGACGAACACTGCAACAAGGTCCTACATCTTATACGTGAACCCCGACTCATGTTCCATCATATCAAAGGCCGGC from Colletotrichum higginsianum IMI 349063 chromosome 3, whole genome shotgun sequence includes the following:
- a CDS encoding Obg family GTPase CgtA — its product is MAARCSAGHTLFLPFLYPSLFVGRNTTAPRLAARAVACRRHSSTNVAQEPKTSRLNPAPDDYSMPIFADKASVTLYAGPGGHGCISFFRDAYLPDGPPNGGDGGHGGNIYIQAVHGETSLHKLARRRFIRAGKGKSGQGSSKGGQRGDDVIITVPVGTVVRELSREDPVAEDAMLQRSMKAQKKAEKRARMARETELARKELEEGLKEEDEDLDDEENRSTKKIVEDDFDGPEDPDRNKFLLYPGLSKSDLKTISLPRAPTRTRLYHQPAGPIQLDLSRPSPQPILLAVGGIGGLGNPHFVSREYPRPIFATKGERAVTMEIELELKLLADVGLVGLPNAGKSTLLRALTNSRTRVGNWAFTTLQPNIGTVVLDNYKGRPVIKSYKRYPAIDSKHGGPREEEILVEQRTRFTVADIPGLIEGAHLDRGLGIAFLRHVERAGVLAFVVDLSAGPAVTALKALWNEVGLYAQMREEEERAREIDSRVDWGLSSDAHGNTPFGGTMMVADAPSAPKQETGLHIAAKPWFVVATKADLPETQENFKELNQYLDQINQGTTPHPSGIENAWTEKCTVIPVSAINGQGVDRIVHWTVGLLDE